The genomic region atatttgttctttcttttaatgaaataaaacctttgactatgaagctccataatattaattttattcTTCGTAATGCATCATTTTGGACATTGTTTCCAGAAGTCTGGAATGTAGATCAGGGAGAATTTAGTGATGATAAAGCATGAAAATAGTGGAAATAACTTAGTATTATGCTCAGCAGGGTCAATTAGGGCTGTGGCAAccgaaattcaaatggacgccacaggcaaaccgtttgagatattgacctgatacttcagattcctttgtttggtaacataaggcatattttcaccgcttttcagcaaaatctgagaggtgtcatgtacatgggtggctgagttggcgtggaatgacccatatgaaacaatgttttgtgtgttgtatttTTACACCTtatttttgtctgttcttgtgaCAGGGCAGTTGATTCTGTCTGTCGATAAGGATACCTATGAGCAGCTGGGTTTGGAGGGAAAACCATCCCAATATAAACATAGAAAGGTGTTGAGATATGGTGAGTCATCTCTGCATGCTGACCAGTTATTACCTTGAGCATGGGGAACTTGTGTAATAGCCAACACACTTATGAAAGAAACTTACAGAGGAAGCGAAAAGCTAAAGATACATATGCTGTAATGGGTAGGCTCTCAGTActtacattttgttttatttaagtcCCATATTTCTCAATCCTCTGCAGTTGTGACTGTAGACTTGACAGACAAGTTGATGAGTCCAGGTGCAAAGGGACACCAGCGGCTGATGACCAGTCTGAAAGAATGGGTGCCAATGAAATGTGACTTGTTGATTACCAGCAAAATGACAGGTGAGTGACTGGGGGCAAGTTCAATTTCATAACGGGCACATCGTTTTTGCTACGGTTTACTGATTGAACGACATGTTTGAAAACATGATCGAAATGGTGTTCAACAAGGTTTGAGGTATGTTTTCTGTGATTGGTAGGTCTGTCAAAGGTGCAGTCCTATCAGCGACCACATGTATACAAAATCCACACAGTGTGCAGTGTATCCATGTAAAGTCATTTACAGATGAAGGATAAGAATGAGAACAAAATGAATCATATTTACATACGCTTTTATCAGGCTTGGACATTTTGAAAAGAAGGCAAACAGCTGTGCTTGCATGAACAACTGTTCACAAGTGAACAAGTGTTCTCTGCACCATTGTTTATGTTGAATCAAACGCCTTGCAACATTTTGTCCTGGTTGACCTCAACCCCTCCCCACAGACAATAATTTGAACACATAACTCCTACTCAAACCGGTTATATTATAGAAACCAAAAAAATCAGGTGTGATGTACTGCTGTGTGTATCCACACAGTAAGGTAAACTTGCTCACTAACCTTACCTTTGGTTTCATTTCTTAAACCATTGCTTATTGCGGTCAGCCGCTGATGGGGATGGTGGGGCCTTGCGGACTCTCCTCTCCCAGTACAGCTTTGAAGAGTGCAGGCCTGCGCTGCAGACCCGTACACTGAAGGAGACACcctgcccctctctcctctcctctgacctGATTGGAGAGAAGTCTTGTGACCCACATCACTTCCTGGAGTGGCTGGGGGCAGTCAGTATGGACATCAGTTGGCAAGTGTTGATCGTTTCTCACTGCTAGGTATCATCAGTATTTGGCATGCCTGGTTTCTCACTGGTTTTCTGTGACTTTTATTGCAGTGACAATGAGGCATCCAGTTTTCTTTCAACGTATGTCTGTCCTGAGCCACAGAACATCATGAATCAAGGGTTACTGTGCTCCATTACTGGGTTCCTGATTCCTGAGAACATATACTCACTGCTTCTAGAGCTCAGGTCAGACTTTCATTTGCTCCTAATTCGCTGTTGATCATGTGGTAGTGAAGGATTATCTGATGCAGTCTGAAGCAATTTGTTGTAGGGTCCAATCACCGATAATGTCCTAGAAAAAGTTCTCTAGAAAAGTATGGGTACCCAGCAGTGCTTGAGTCTAATTCATAACTCCCTTTTTTTATTCCAGGCGTTATTTTGATGAGCCCAAGTTCACCTCCTGGCTTTCCATGACTGTGCATGGCTTTATGGACAGCCCAGTCTCTTGGGGAACCACAGAACACGGGTTCCTGAAGGGTGGGGAGAACTTCTACAACTTTGTTTGCTTCAGGAACCAGGACTACTGGTTGCACATGGCCACAAGCTCACATGATGGCTGCCCACCCTAGAACCAATGAGAGAAAGTGGACATTTTCCAAGACCTTTGGTAAATCTGGAACCAACATTTACTTCATCATTAGATTTTCCATGTTTCCAAGTCTGTGGTAATGTTTTCAGCTTGATTTCAGTAAGTTCTGTTACACAAAGAAAACATAGTAAGCATGATATGTGAAATaagtttattttgacagttgTATATATTTTATGAATCTATTAAAAAAATCTTTACAGATTGTACAGTGTAAGtatgtatacatttatatattcCATTTGTATACAAGTTCAACTACATGGAAAAGATCCAGAGACAGAAAAAATACTGTACCAGTATTTTATCCTAAAGGCAATCCACATTATATACAGTTCTCCACTCTGGGAAACAGTTTAGGACTTCACACATACATCTGTAGAGGTCCATTTTAATCTCTTTCATTTTAAGGAGAAAAATCAGTGGAAGGTCTGCAAGGTAAGTTTTAATCAGATCGATTTGTGGAACACATACCCTTACGTCCAGTTATACAAGTTGTTTGGGCCTCACAGTTGGAAATGGACCATAATTTCAATAGTCTAGTTAGAATGATGGGATGCTTCATTTTTATCACCCTTAAAAACTCAGATTCGACATGACACTGACATGAATTTGATGAAATTATCCAATTTAGAGTAACCATGGTCTTCCAAATGAGATGAACGTGCCATTTACATTGCGGGAACCACATCAGGATGTTAAATAAAAAGACAAATATATAAAAGATTTACCCTAAAGTTAAGTGTAAAAGTACATAAATCAAACTTAGGGTGGTAGAtaattattttttcaactttttaaTAATACAGACAGATCTATATGTTCAATcagttttaaatatttaaatacttAGCACtgcataaataataattatttcatCACTACAAGAAAAcagtagtttttttttccataaaagATTTCAGGGTGAAGTTAGCTAAGTGGGTATTTATTCCAGCCGTTGATTACTCTAGCCTGTGAGGATAATGGGGAAAATGGCCTGTGACATGGAGGAGGTTGTATTAACAAAACACAATGGCAATACAATATTTACAAAGAAGCataattaacaaaaaaaaaaaacacacgttTGACCAGCACTTTAGACACCACCAACAGCTGGGTAGCAGTGCACAGTGCCAAGTCAGCAAGGAAGCATTGGAGGTTTCACCAAGGAAGATGGAAGGTTATGGATTatgttttgttgattttttaaaatttgtgtGGCAGACAGACTGTCCACTTGTGGTACTAAGGACCAACACAACTGCTGTGCTTTGACATACTCCTCCCTCTAACCACAGAGGAAAAGACAACCCAAATTCCATTTTGAGTCAAAGTGCAAATTTGATCAAGTTCACATCAGGATGGGCCTTCACGAACGGGGATGTACAAGGCAACACTTTGGATCTCCACAGGCCCTCCACACATATAGACACGCACACTCAAAAATGCAGTCACTTTTCCTGACAGACTCACATCATATTTCTTTAACTTagcattaaataaaaaatgactaCACTTAACTTAGGCAATAGCATTGATAGTAACCTCAAACATTTTTGGTGATAAAAATGACCCAAAGCATTTGTCAGTGGCGACTTTAGCTTTGGCAATTCCACTGTATTACTACACAAATAAGACAAACAGCAAGGTCTACAAGGTACAATTACATAATACCTTATCTGTGAAGTGTGAGCCCATCTTATATGGTGCTTCAGGTCCCACCGTGATGATCTTAGGAGAGCCAGTCAGTAAAAAAGTCATGTGTGTACAGCTCTGAGGTAAGGTATTCCCTGTGACTACCTCAAGGCCAACATGAAACCTCTGTTACAGTCCCATAGTGGAAAGCCTTCTGTTGTATGTCCACTTTACCTGTTACACACCCACTGTGTTGTTCTCAACTCCATCAATAGCCTAGGCAACCTCCCCATTTCACCATGTTCCACAAATGCCTAAGCTGTGCACACTGAGTATATTCTATGTGGTTGGTTAAAGTAAAACGTTACCTTGACTGACCACCAACTCCAAGCATAGATAGGCCCAAATAAGCATGTACACCAAACGACCTGAGAGATCACTACAGCCTTACAAAAATCTTTTCCATCCACAGAGTCAGAAATTGTTAACCACTTTAAGAGAAACTACCAGGGGCGGATTCAAACAAGTTCATCTTTTTCTTCAGATGGATGACGATCAAACTCATACTGGAGATTAGAGGATTGTGtcccgtaaaaaaaaaaaaaaaatcgttccCTCTAGGCACTTTTGAGGATGGACTTCTTAGTCAGAAGAGGGCTTGAAGCTGCAGAGGGTCTGTCTGTTCCTCTTCTTTGCCCAGTTTAGAATTCATCTGTTTTATTCTGCAGGTATGTTAATATGGAGTCCATGCCCTGGGCCGAGCCCCAGACCCTCTTTAGCGCCTCGCACTCCCGCTCGTTGGCCTGCTCCAAGGTGGTCCGGTTGGAGTTCCGCACCAGTGCTTTGGACTCCCGCAGAACCTACAGTACCACCACAACAGCAGGAGCACGGAAAAGACCGGGAGTAACAAAAGCAAAAGGGTCAAacagaaagagggggaaaggaaAAAGGACAAAATGGTTTATGGATATGGATGCACTGTGAAGCAGTACAGATCATTCTCAATATAGGTCCTGGTGTGCTTTAAcagttttgtgtttgtaaatcAACAATGCTCAACTCAACTTGTAGCACACCTACAATAACTCCTCTGTTTaagcactgtgtgtttgttgcatTGCTACCAGCATTACTGGTGCCCAACAGACTAGATGGGTCAGTTAAAAAGTGTACATGAAGTGGTCTGTACAAGTGGAGATCTTTGGATACAAGACAAGTCCAGATTTAACATTTCACATTAATATGACATATATAAAAATGGTTGGTGGTGTAAGATTCAACCAAATGTCTTACAACAGCTTATTGTCCTTTCTGACAATCACATGAATAGCACACATTCATTGCTACAACATAGCAGAGAAACGTATTATTTCTTGGGAGTGTTCTTGGAGCATTCAGGAGAACACACGTAAATGTTCTTTAATGAGGCTGTAGAACCAAAGACCAACAGAAACAGGGAGACGATGTGAATGTGTGGAAATGTGCTGTATGCGTGATAGAATGCCATGCcgtacacacaaataaaacgaacaaaaaaaactttaaaatgaAATAAGGGATGACTTACAATGGAATTACAAGAGACTAGCTCCCTAATGCGCACCATGACCTCCTGCATGAAAGTGCCTGGCCATAGTACTTGTGACACGAGGCCCTTGGCGCAAGCCTCTTGAGCGGTCAGCTTCCTCCCACTCAGCAGCATCTCATTGGCCTACAGCAGgggcgagaggagaggaggaaccagTGAGGAAACACATACGAAGGAGGTTAAGTAAATAGGACATTTAAACATTAAGGGCcccatcatgacattctaaagtgcatcatCACTcatcaaaagtctattcaaatttagtaggatgtccagttcacattgggaggggtttcgttatcaaacgtggagcgcatggcgcaacaaggtgttcctaggttttttaatcagtcatatgggtgtgtttggggcgtaacatcattttaaaccaatgagtgACATCCGCCATTCCTTTAACGGGCGCAACGCtacgatatgtcaaataaatgcatcggtattttgccATTCAACGGgcgatttgaaggaggctgcttatAGACCGTATGgaagtcattcttaaaccatgctttactaaaacctagcatagccttcacgcatttgcactcgtctattatttgaactcattggcaaagtgaaattaacttcaccaaggagtcagtcaacgacaagacagttatatgcagttactttcactattgactgacaatgggttaccaccgaaaacatagactggaaaaagcaacacttaccctattgctcaaatgactgaataaaacaacatttatcctgtagtggagttgcttatatctcgtgacagtgcgtcttcagctgtgctccatacgtgtctctcgcctctcccctaatcacttttaactgtcattaccaatttgcaaatgatggtgaataactactcatcatgcgatgtacagtatttcgtaatatctttattctaattatgtttcccattgtaatcgtgcaatttgtaatgctttgcatggacgtgctctggtgtgcgttcatgaatgacagaaggatggtgcgtgcacctgccaatatgactgttgacatgcgctcttaaaatagcatatgaacaactcggcATTGACTTCTCACCAGGTGTACGATagtgatttttagacaacgcgccaggcccctccctaggttgttaattgccacacccctgggcgcaatgttgaaaaaataaacgtgcaaaataccgaattaaactttgcgcgggtggaaaacgaactttacgccatgcgctggtgcaCAAAATACAGCCCTAAGACACTTGAGATATTTTGTGCAAATTTAAAGCCATTAATTAGGctcaaaaaaaaatcacatctaTGGAGAGGGTCTTCGCAGACAAACTGAAGTATTTTTACCTTTGTAAGCATAAAGAGTGTTAAAAAAAGACTGCTTCTGCAGTCAGTGCATCACCTTGCTCTTCTTCAGGTCATGTTGTGAGGAAAAAGTCTCTACAAGTCGATTACCGAACTCTCCTTTTGTATCCATTGACAGTAGCTTGTACACATGCGGTAAACGACTTGTACGGACTGTCTCCACACAAGATGGTGGCAGGCAAGGTAACGCAATGACTGAACTgaagaaattattttttcaaaaatgcAATATCACTGACAATGGACACATGACATCAGAACTGCGCTGAATGgataaaaacaaaactaaacagAACTATACAAATTTCCTACTGCTACAAACTAGcaaactacaacacacacagaaaacaagaAAGATCTCAGGGATGTGTGAAAGGATTGTTATTACAATGTAATAACCACATTTTGTATAGACGTTTCAAAATGCCAACTGACCGAGGCGACACCCATGATGCGAGGGAAGGTGATAGATGAGCAGGCATCAGGCGTCTGGCCAATGGTGGCATAGGGCGTTTGGAACCAGGCTTTTTCATTGGCCCAGATGACATCACACAAGGGCAATATCGAGGCACCAAGCCCTATGGCAGGCCCATTCACAGCAACTACAATGGGCTTCTTAAACTGGATAAATGTGTTCACAAATGTCCTGGGAAAACGAGACACATGGAATATGGCTTTTACCAACATTTTATCTGAAGAACACATTCATGCAAGACattaagaaaacaaacaaaaaacaaacatttatgaTAGTGAAAAATCTAccctgcagaaaaaaaaatgtcttttagGTTTGAAGGACATACCTAATTGTTTCAGCCATTTTTATGCTCTCCTTCTTCCTATCGTCAGTGAGGCGGCGTATGAAATACAGGAAGTCCAGGCCGCAGCAGAAAACACTTCCCACAGCGCTAAGCAGCACCAGCTTACTGTCATCAGCGGCTGCAGTGGCCATGGCACTTTGTACTTCCTTCAtcacctgaaaacacacacacacacacacagtatgaacaCAAGGCAAACAAGACTGACCAACTTCATACCTACCATCTCATATCAGATCAGCTTACATTTCAATCTTATGTTTCAATCTGAAACGTCCAGTCATGCATTTTTGATGTAGCATGAAGCATGTTTGTTGCATCACTCAAACCTTCCCACCTTTAACTGAGTAACTTACAAGGattgcaacaacagcagcatcaCTCAAGCACTTTAATCGGCCAAGTAGTTTCAAcaaatcacacaagctctgagtaCCCAGAAGATGTATCCGAAACAAAGCAGGTTCAAGTTCCTGCCACGATTAAAAATTATGTTTACAAGAAAAGGGGAAGTGAACAGTAAATGGGCATGAAGCGAGAGCGCCGTCTTTCAGCGGTACTGTATGCATCCCCACATAGAACAAAGATTACAAAAAAGAAGAGTAACACATGGCAACAGAACTTGAGCGCCGAGTCTTAACTGCAAGTGACTATTGGCACAGTGCACATGGCTATCCACAATGCAGCCATTTGATCAATGTTCCAATGGAACGTTAACGCATTGTGCTGTGGTAGTTGCTGTTAGATAGGACAACCTTGCTGATTTTAACGGGACAAATGTACTTTTGTCATTAGCTGTTTTCAGGCCCAACCATTTGACATCCGTAGAACATGCGGACTTACACCTAGATCTGAAAGCAGCTATTGTTGCCTCCATTTATACTGACACTGTGCCCGTGTCCTGATCCACAAATGAAATGGGGCCATTTGTTTCTCTCAGAGCTGTATGGCCCTGGTTTCCTTGTATCATATGTTTTCCAGATATGAGCCACTACATTTAAAGTATATGGGAGTTGCTGAGGGGAAACAGGTTTGTCTGCAATAGAAGAAGCAAAGAAAGGTGACCACTGCTCTATCCTGTTCTTCTTTATGCACATTTATATGACAAAGGAGCTCAAAGTTAAACATATCTTTCAATGTCTTGTTTACAACAGTGGCTCGCTGCTTAGCTACCTGTCTAGCTAAGTGTAACCTACCATAGCAACAGTACACATAAAACCAagttactgtacacacacgcaacagctaaaatagagattcgacgaaacagcagaggtcaggagcaatccgaaaagttggcattttcaaggtggagatataagcactacttcaaattcatcaaggcaagaacgtgcatgtaatgtgtacattatgtccaggagcgaagactttgtcgacatccgttgtaagcaactctaatttaatgaagcatcttacacacgcatctaaagctagtggccaaaaacaccgaTAGGCCTATCTCTACCCCAGATGATggctcgccatccactagcaaagaaggactcggagcaaagtcctccaagcagcaaaagctagatctttctgcctcacaacaaaaacctatgacacaggctgaagtcaatCGTAGCtctgtcgatgtgcaatatcttgaatttccccttggggatcaataaagaaagtatctatctatctatctatctatctatctaataaatatcgaaagttatgtagcctacaaacacctgtctgttctactcatttcaactggctgctcaaaactgctcaaataatccaaattctttgacatttatatagcaacttttttttgataacagtaacgcaaatagttactttccctggtaacaagttactcttatcatagagtaattcagttactaactcagttactttttggaacaagtaagaagtaactataactaattacttaaagtaacgttcccaacactggtAATTCCTAACTAAATAACTAGCTCTCTAACTTAGCTAACAAGATAGTTTAGCAACTACCCATCCTCAAAAGTTGGGCTATTCTTTAAACTTGTAGCACCTTGTGATTTTAGAAGCCTTGCATTTTTTTTCTGCTTGCGTCTTGCTCATATAAATGCGAGGGGCATCACAATGGTCAAGCTGCATCGTTCCATAGAGAAACAACTTTGAGCACCCGGCGGTAAACAAAGTTTGTCAATGTGAACGCTGCCTTATGCTGGAAGAGGAGCTTTGCTTCATTTTGTGAAGAGACAACAGCATGTTGACTTAAACATTCCATTCTGTTTACAATGAACCAGCTGCGATCTGTGAGACTACCAAATGAGTGTTAGCACCATGGGCTAATCCACTGGTAGGGTGCTGGATAAAGATAAAAAAGATTCTTTAAAATGTGAATTACCCCAGTTTCTCTAAATGTAACTGATTTCACATAATTATGTGGCATACATGATCAACAattgatagcaattattttagAGTTTCAAAACTACTTTTAGTTAGCCATGTGGCCCCTCTTGGCATTAAACAAAggcaccctcccctcccccaatgaaatgctaatgtactggttccaagggctatcagatccacaagacaaaggatgttaccttgcTATAATGTATCCATATGTCATGatatgtaaatatattcatgtttggtatcattgtaatagtctcagcacaaggattgtaatgatttgattgtgagaatgtttggaacattctataagtgatatttctgatatataagatatctctcctcatgctatTCAGATTTGTGTGAAGtaggtgtgagtaggtgtgtctgatgccatcTGGAGAACCAACCATGTGGGATTGTTTTGGCGCCaattctttctttgtttaaccCATACAAACGTGACTAACTTGCATTGTATGTCAGAAGAACGATGGAGAACTGAAGAGAAGATAGAGAGGTTGATCCAACAGAGGCCATGGCCATTTTTTtgtaccctctctgcttgtaacagaataaacctgattcctgagttttcctgaagtttgccagtctaagattaatattaagtaattattcaccacaattactttcactaCAAATGTGTTATTTTCCAGCACTTGGCCAATAAGAACATTAAGCCATGTAATTCAATCATTATCATTCAACTCACTTTAGTGAGGAATGGTCACCACTAGCAATAGCAGTAGTAGCAAAATGTACACTCACATCTGGGTTCAGGGAGTTGTTCTCTGAAGATTTTGTAGAGAACAGAATGTGTGTAAAGCCATCCTGTTTCTTCACCACGATGTCCCGATACCGGTAGGCACTCTCTGTCTGACGCACGCTGAACCGTAAACGTTTGTCAAAGGCAGCTGTGCGCTCTTCAAAGCGCCGCTTCCCACTCACTCCAGAGGCACTAGTTACTCCAGTAACCGCAGTCTGCAAGCTAGCTGTCCCATTAGCTGCCGACGTCTCCGTGAAGGTGGAAGTACCTTTGAGAAAACAAGTAAGCAAGGACTATTTAAAGACCAATTTATTGGAGCAATATTTCTATTCCTAATACTTTTTGGTTGTAGTTACTGTTTACAGCTTTCAATGCACACTTTCTTTACCACCACACATGCAAACCACTTTACCTTTTCCGTTGAGAATGCGCATAGCTGCAGGCGTGATGGGGAGTTGTGGAGAGGCTAGAGTGGTCTGTGTGCGAGGCCGTGTGCCCATCcgtgccctctcctctccaggccCCAGCAGGATGCCCACTGGCTTTTCCAGCAGCGCCACCTCAGGAGGCACCGAGTCCGGCTCCTGCCCGCCCTGCTCGAGGCCCTGGGCGGCCTCGCTGGGCGACTCCTCCGAGTCAGTCCGACTGTTCATGGGACTTTTAGGCACAAGGATTTTGATGCCGGACTTGGCGAGGTCCATGCTCCGGCGTACAGTATTAACAGCTGGCAATACAGTCAAACCTGAGCTGGCAACACCATCGGTGACAGCGCCTGATCGTCTATACTTTTGGTTTgacatctgctgctgctgctgttgttgttgtggtcgtTGTTGGTACTGCTGCATGCCAAATGAGTCCTTCAAATCGGGCAAGTGCtgttgctgctgatgctgctttgTGGGGCTAATGGTTAGCACTGAAGAAGTGGGCGAGCTAACAGTCTTCACCAGAGGCTGGCTGACGCTGGGGCTGTGGGGAGGAGGTCGTGAGATCTGCTTGCGTGCGTTGTTGCTGCCACCGGAGGACGAATGTTTGAAGCTGATGTGGGGCGAGCTGCGTGTGGACCGGATGAGAGAGCCGTCCCGCTGCCTCTCGCTCATCTGCCGGTTGAACTCGTGGATGAACTCCATGCAGTTAGCCAGGTGCGTCTCTGGCTCCCACGTGTCCCCCTCGTAGCCATAGCCTCGCCAGCGGACCAGGTACTCCATCTTGCCCTTCTTGTTCTTCCGCTTGTCTACTATCTTCTCGACCTGCACAGAGGGAGTTGCAAGGTGGATAAGTCTTCTGGCAGAGTGTAGGTGTTTTCTTAACTCAATTGGCTGGTATTGTT from Alosa alosa isolate M-15738 ecotype Scorff River chromosome 1, AALO_Geno_1.1, whole genome shotgun sequence harbors:
- the rpp40 gene encoding ribonuclease P protein subunit p40, whose translation is MSPELEQSPRSLLVCEKSSFMNEKARYDTHVSKHCFNYKVSIVIPECASLPASIGGVINSFNTYYRVRDLPLYKLLEENVIEKVVKKGHFYALSYNTRIDEDNTIAFLPTGQLILSVDKDTYEQLGLEGKPSQYKHRKVLRYVVTVDLTDKLMSPGAKGHQRLMTSLKEWVPMKCDLLITSKMTAADGDGGALRTLLSQYSFEECRPALQTRTLKETPCPSLLSSDLIGEKSCDPHHFLEWLGAVSMDISCDNEASSFLSTYVCPEPQNIMNQGLLCSITGFLIPENIYSLLLELRRYFDEPKFTSWLSMTVHGFMDSPVSWGTTEHGFLKGGENFYNFVCFRNQDYWLHMATSSHDGCPP
- the cdyl gene encoding chromodomain Y-like protein, whose product is MMASEELYEVEKIVDKRKNKKGKMEYLVRWRGYGYEGDTWEPETHLANCMEFIHEFNRQMSERQRDGSLIRSTRSSPHISFKHSSSGGSNNARKQISRPPPHSPSVSQPLVKTVSSPTSSVLTISPTKQHQQQQHLPDLKDSFGMQQYQQRPQQQQQQQQMSNQKYRRSGAVTDGVASSGLTVLPAVNTVRRSMDLAKSGIKILVPKSPMNSRTDSEESPSEAAQGLEQGGQEPDSVPPEVALLEKPVGILLGPGEERARMGTRPRTQTTLASPQLPITPAAMRILNGKGTSTFTETSAANGTASLQTAVTGVTSASGVSGKRRFEERTAAFDKRLRFSVRQTESAYRYRDIVVKKQDGFTHILFSTKSSENNSLNPDVMKEVQSAMATAAADDSKLVLLSAVGSVFCCGLDFLYFIRRLTDDRKKESIKMAETIRTFVNTFIQFKKPIVVAVNGPAIGLGASILPLCDVIWANEKAWFQTPYATIGQTPDACSSITFPRIMGVASANEMLLSGRKLTAQEACAKGLVSQVLWPGTFMQEVMVRIRELVSCNSIVLRESKALVRNSNRTTLEQANERECEALKRVWGSAQGMDSILTYLQNKTDEF